The Drosophila nasuta strain 15112-1781.00 chromosome 2L, ASM2355853v1, whole genome shotgun sequence genome window below encodes:
- the LOC132798522 gene encoding uncharacterized protein DDB_G0271670, with amino-acid sequence MRLLSLFMLLSLCVCATFRPGNALECYECIGSECDDLESVEIVSCNLDDDIGTTATTEDTTTTDDSTSSSSTESSSTSSSQSTPSEPTTGTTESTETTPESTETTPESTETTLETTETSPESTETTPESTDTTFETTETTPESTDTTPESTETTPESTASTTDSTTSESTDSSSTSTVDESTNTSTDSTSDSSTSESSTSDSSTTDSTTSDSSTSESSTSDSSTSESSTSDSSTLESSTSESSTSDSSTSESSTSESSTSDSSTPDASSSTTTSEETTTDSTATSENSSSSSEPTTEPTETSTGADASSPSTSSESTTENTSSPSEDTSSASTDSTASESTATATDASSETTSVATESPATSDSTTTEESSSSAASTQTSADTRAIVEGVRSGRARRSLEALAVDKLLRNYRSVGRDVQYRTTACYTIMVNGEIQRGCIKIPVGQGGCQAIREKVGLPEDSIGDLCDACLTDRCNGSATLKVSFASLILLLGLGLRNLF; translated from the exons GAAATGCCCTTGAATGTTACGAATGTATTGGCAGCGAGTGCGATGATCTGGAGAGTGTGGAAATAGTTAGTTGCAATTTGGATGATGATATCggcacaacagcaaccaccGAAGACACCACGACAACCGACGATTCAACGAGTTCATCGTCAACCGAGTCTTCATCAACCTCATCAAGTCAATCAACTCCATCAGAACCCACAACGGGGACTACAGAGTCGACAGAAACAACACCAGAGTCAACAGAAACAACACCCGAGTCAACAGAGACAACTCTAGAGACGACAGAAACAAGTCCAGAATCAACAGAAACCACGCCGGAGTCAACAGATACAACTTTCGAGACCACTGAAACAACTCCAGAGTCGACTGATACCACTCCAGAATCGACAGAAACCACTCCAGAATCGACAGCGTCTACAACTGATTCGACTACTTCCGAATCAACAGATTCTTCATCTACCTCCACAGTTGATGAGTCTACCAATACTTCGACAGACTCGACATCGGATTCTTCGACGTCGGAATCCTCTACATCGGATTCCTCGACGACGGATTCCACGACATCAGATTCCTCTACTTCGGAATCTTCTACGTCGGATTCCTCTACTTCAGAATCCTCTACATCGGATTCTTCCACTTTGGAATCTTCTACGTCGGAATCTTCTACATCGGATTCCTCCACTTCGGAATCTTCTACGTCGGAATCCTCGACTTCGGATTCCTCGACGCCCGATGCTTCTTCCTCAACGACAACAAGTGAAGAGACAACCACAGATTCAACGGCGACAAGTGAAAACTCCTCTAGCTCATCAGAACCAACAACGGAACCAACAGAAACCTCAACAGGGGCTGACGCTTCCTCTCCCTCTACCTCCTCAGAATCGACAACTGAAAACACTTCTTCGCCAAGTGAAGATACATCGAGCGCTTCCACAGATTCCACCGCATCTGAATCaaccgcaacagcaaccgaTGCTTCTTCCGAAACTACAAGTGTTGCCACAGAATCCCCCGCAACTTCAGATTCGACAACAACAGAGGAATCCTCAAGCAGCGCAGCTTCAACACAGACCTCTGCAGACACAAGGGCTATTGTTGAAGGAGTGCGCTCTGGCCGAGCTCGTCGATCGCTCGAGGCGCTGGCAGTGGACAAGCTATTGCGCAATTATCGTTCCGTTGGACGCGATGTTCAATATAGGACAACGGCTTGCTATACCATTATGGTGAATGGAG AGATTCAACGTGGCTGCATTAAGATACCTGTGGGCCAAGGCGGTTGCCAGGCCATACGTGAAAAGGTCGGACTGCCGGAGGACTCCATTGGAGATCTGTGCGATGCCTGTCTCACAGACCGTTGCAATGGCAGCGCCACTCTGAAAGTATCGTTTGCTTCATTGATCCTCCTGCTGGGCCTAGGATTGAGGAACCTTTTCTAA